From Deltaproteobacteria bacterium, a single genomic window includes:
- a CDS encoding nucleotidyl transferase AbiEii/AbiGii toxin family protein, with protein MTRRPEALPEDLQAVLREMGPFMSERGLYLGGGTALAVYLGHRVSIDLDWFTEKPLGDPLVFTQELKDNGIPLVVTQVDRGTLHGSVHGINVSFLEYRYPLLAPANLRPEFHCLLASPDDIACMKLSAISQRGSKKDFIDLYSILKTYYKLGEALDLYKERYAIEDIGHVLFGLAYFDDAEREKTPKMLWDVDWETVRESIREWLREYAVK; from the coding sequence TTGACTCGCCGCCCGGAGGCCCTTCCCGAAGACCTTCAGGCCGTCCTTCGAGAAATGGGTCCCTTCATGTCTGAAAGAGGTCTTTATCTGGGCGGGGGAACGGCGCTTGCTGTTTACCTGGGCCACAGGGTATCCATCGATCTCGACTGGTTCACTGAAAAGCCTCTCGGCGACCCGCTGGTCTTCACGCAGGAGTTGAAGGACAACGGGATCCCGCTCGTCGTAACCCAGGTGGACCGGGGCACTCTGCATGGATCGGTTCACGGCATTAACGTCAGTTTCCTCGAATACCGGTATCCCCTCCTCGCCCCCGCCAACCTCCGGCCTGAATTTCACTGCCTTCTGGCATCGCCCGACGATATAGCCTGCATGAAGCTTTCAGCTATTTCCCAGCGCGGCTCTAAAAAAGATTTTATCGACCTCTATTCCATTTTGAAGACCTATTATAAACTCGGTGAAGCGCTTGATCTCTACAAAGAAAGATATGCCATTGAGGATATCGGCCACGTCCTTTTTGGTCTGGCCTACTTTGACGATGCGGAACGGGAAAAAACGCCGAAGATGCTATGGGATGTTGACTGGGAAACAGTCAGGGAATCGATCCGGGAATGGCTTAGGGAGTATGCAGTTAAATGA
- a CDS encoding type II toxin-antitoxin system VapC family toxin produces MKLMLDTNICIYIIKQQPESVLERFLDYQVGDISISAITLSELRYGVAKSKHREKNSRALDEFMIPLEILPFDEEAAQAYGDVRTSLEKAGTPLGGMDMLIAAHAVSRGLTLVTNNTREFARVSKLALVDWVSQKTE; encoded by the coding sequence ATGAAGCTGATGCTCGACACCAACATCTGTATCTACATTATCAAGCAGCAGCCGGAGTCAGTGCTTGAACGCTTTTTAGACTACCAGGTCGGTGATATCAGCATCTCTGCAATCACGCTTTCCGAACTGCGTTACGGCGTAGCCAAGAGCAAGCATCGGGAGAAAAATTCCAGAGCCCTCGATGAATTCATGATCCCTCTGGAAATATTGCCATTTGACGAAGAAGCGGCTCAGGCCTACGGTGATGTCCGCACCTCACTGGAGAAGGCGGGGACCCCCCTTGGTGGCATGGACATGCTCATCGCCGCCCATGCTGTCTCCCGGGGGCTTACGCTGGTCACCAACAATACTCGCGAATTTGCCCGCGTTTCAAAACTGGCTCTTGTTGATTGGGTTTCTCAGAAGACGGAATAA
- a CDS encoding antitoxin gives MKTAKIFKNGQSQAVRLPKEFRFDDTEVFIKKSGHVVYLIPRSHSWDVLFGSLKRFSRDFMSERSQPEPDKRENF, from the coding sequence ATGAAAACAGCGAAAATCTTCAAAAATGGTCAAAGTCAGGCGGTACGCCTGCCTAAGGAATTCCGGTTTGACGACACTGAAGTCTTTATCAAGAAGAGTGGCCATGTCGTATATCTCATCCCCCGCAGTCATTCCTGGGATGTCCTTTTCGGCAGCCTGAAAAGGTTTTCCCGGGACTTCATGTCCGAACGATCCCAGCCGGAACCGGACAAGCGGGAGAACTTCTGA
- a CDS encoding ATP-binding protein, producing MIKRNAESTIRQFLRGFPIVTITGPRQSGKTTLARVVFSGRPYVSLEDPDVRIAAIDDPRGFLERFPDGGVLDEVQRAPEILSYLQTRVDGDGRMGLFLLTGSQQFNLMSEISQSLAGRTAFIELLPFSIGELDRAGVRPNLLDAMLFNGCYPPLYDRDLSPGAWFRSYVTAYVERDVRQLLKVQDLEAFQRFLRFCAGRSGQILNLSSLATDCGITHNTARAWISVLEASYILFTLRPHHANFNKRLVKSPKIYFYDTGLLCWLLGIREQDQLAAHPLRGSIFETFIVSELVKTRFNQGEKAGLHFWRDSNGNEVDVIAEVGTLLQPIEIKSGKTLNRGFFIGLERWQTLAGDRATCPTLIYGGRESLTRKEVNVSGWEAVGRVLEK from the coding sequence ATGATCAAGCGCAACGCCGAATCAACGATCCGTCAATTCCTGCGTGGTTTTCCTATTGTGACTATCACAGGACCCAGGCAGTCCGGGAAGACGACCTTGGCCCGGGTTGTTTTTAGCGGCAGACCCTACGTTTCGCTTGAGGATCCAGACGTCAGGATTGCGGCTATCGACGACCCAAGAGGTTTTCTGGAACGTTTTCCGGACGGGGGGGTGCTCGATGAGGTACAACGGGCGCCGGAAATACTTTCCTACCTGCAAACGAGGGTCGACGGGGATGGCCGGATGGGGCTTTTTCTGCTAACGGGATCCCAACAATTCAACCTGATGTCGGAGATCTCGCAGTCGCTGGCAGGCAGGACGGCCTTTATTGAATTGCTGCCTTTTTCCATCGGGGAACTGGACCGGGCGGGGGTCAGGCCGAACCTGCTCGATGCTATGCTCTTCAACGGCTGCTATCCGCCCCTGTACGACCGTGATCTTTCGCCGGGCGCCTGGTTCAGATCCTATGTGACAGCCTATGTGGAACGCGACGTCCGGCAACTGCTGAAGGTCCAGGACCTTGAAGCGTTTCAGCGTTTTTTGAGGTTTTGTGCCGGCCGCAGCGGGCAAATCCTGAACCTTTCCTCCCTTGCCACCGATTGCGGCATTACCCACAACACGGCCAGGGCCTGGATATCTGTCCTGGAGGCGAGTTACATACTGTTCACTCTTCGTCCACACCATGCCAATTTCAACAAGAGGCTGGTCAAATCGCCTAAAATATATTTTTACGACACGGGCCTGCTTTGTTGGTTGTTGGGCATTCGAGAGCAGGACCAGCTTGCAGCTCATCCCCTGCGCGGCAGTATTTTTGAAACCTTCATCGTCTCTGAATTGGTGAAAACAAGATTCAATCAGGGGGAAAAGGCGGGGCTTCACTTCTGGCGTGACAGCAACGGCAACGAGGTGGATGTCATCGCCGAGGTGGGGACCTTGCTGCAGCCCATCGAGATCAAATCAGGCAAGACCCTTAACCGGGGTTTTTTTATCGGGCTGGAACGCTGGCAGACCCTTGCAGGCGATCGGGCCACTTGTCCGACCCTCATCTATGGAGGCAGGGAATCCCTGACGCGCAAGGAGGTCAATGTTTCAGGTTGGGAGGCAGTCGGCCGGGTGCTTGAAAAATAG
- a CDS encoding nucleotidyl transferase AbiEii/AbiGii toxin family protein produces the protein MKPLYTRLQESRKRLDIPWVVLERDYLLSWILAGIGQVESLRDTLVFKGGTALKKCYFGDYRFSEDLDFSVLEGAPAGDKIEQAVREACGATVKLLDKHAPVEIACERYTEKEPHPGGQEAFTIHARLPWQKQPQTRVMIEITMDEKLLKPSQTLKVIHEYGEPLDAEIRVYALEEIVAEKLRTILQHVRNLQERGWSRSRARDYYDLWRILGAYKERMDLSDFATFLYEKCAVRNVTFKAPDDFFPDHMLAYVEKTWDHWLGPLVPELPSFQIVIGELRPQVEALIPSVR, from the coding sequence ATGAAGCCACTTTACACGCGCCTTCAGGAATCGCGCAAGCGCCTCGATATCCCGTGGGTTGTCCTTGAACGTGACTACCTTTTGTCCTGGATTCTCGCCGGGATTGGGCAAGTGGAATCGCTGCGTGACACGCTTGTCTTCAAGGGCGGCACTGCCCTGAAGAAGTGCTATTTCGGTGATTATCGATTTTCGGAAGATCTGGATTTTTCCGTGCTGGAAGGCGCTCCGGCGGGCGATAAGATAGAGCAAGCGGTCCGAGAGGCATGCGGTGCCACTGTGAAGCTACTGGACAAGCACGCTCCCGTGGAAATTGCCTGTGAACGCTACACTGAGAAGGAACCGCATCCAGGAGGCCAGGAAGCCTTTACGATCCATGCGCGCCTGCCATGGCAGAAGCAGCCACAGACACGCGTAATGATCGAGATAACGATGGATGAGAAGCTCCTCAAACCATCGCAGACGCTGAAAGTGATCCACGAATACGGCGAGCCGCTCGATGCGGAGATTCGCGTGTACGCACTCGAAGAGATCGTGGCAGAGAAACTGCGCACAATCCTTCAGCATGTGCGTAATCTCCAGGAACGAGGATGGAGCCGGTCACGCGCCCGCGATTACTACGACCTCTGGCGCATTCTGGGAGCGTACAAGGAGCGGATGGATCTTTCCGATTTTGCCACGTTTCTGTATGAGAAGTGTGCTGTGCGGAACGTCACCTTCAAGGCACCGGATGACTTCTTCCCGGACCACATGCTTGCCTATGTCGAGAAGACCTGGGATCATTGGCTCGGCCCACTGGTACCTGAACTGCCCTCCTTCCAAATCGTGATCGGCGAACTTCGCCCGCAAGTCGAGGCGCTAATCCCTTCCGTGCGATAA
- a CDS encoding type II toxin-antitoxin system VapB family antitoxin yields the protein MLRTNIELDEKLVDEAMELTQKKTKKELVNYAIQELVSRIKRKKLLELEGKVDWTGNLDEMRKSRV from the coding sequence ATGTTAAGGACCAATATCGAGCTTGATGAGAAGCTGGTCGATGAGGCCATGGAACTCACCCAAAAGAAAACCAAGAAAGAGCTTGTAAATTACGCCATCCAGGAACTCGTAAGCAGGATAAAAAGGAAAAAGCTCCTTGAACTCGAAGGCAAGGTGGATTGGACCGGCAACCTCGATGAGATGAGGAAAAGCAGGGTATGA